The following proteins are co-located in the Longimicrobiaceae bacterium genome:
- a CDS encoding 6-carboxytetrahydropterin synthase, producing MPVVRVTRRVHFSAAHRLHNPALSDEENRRVFGLCNSPNWHGHNYELAVTVEGEPDPATGYVVDLGHLRDAAEEVVRDLDHRNLNLDVPWLQGTIPSTENLVVAIWNRLAPRVPSGRLVRLVLEETPRNSAEYTGE from the coding sequence GTGCCCGTCGTCCGCGTAACGCGCCGCGTCCACTTCTCCGCGGCGCACCGCCTGCACAACCCCGCGCTCTCCGACGAGGAGAACCGGCGGGTGTTCGGCCTGTGCAACAGCCCGAACTGGCACGGGCACAACTACGAGCTGGCCGTCACCGTAGAGGGCGAGCCCGACCCGGCCACCGGGTACGTCGTCGACCTGGGTCACCTGCGCGATGCCGCCGAGGAAGTGGTCCGCGACCTGGACCACCGCAACCTGAACCTGGACGTTCCCTGGCTGCAGGGGACGATCCCCTCCACCGAGAACCTGGTGGTGGCGATCTGGAACCGGCTCGCGCCGCGGGTCCCCTCCGGGCGGCTGGTCCGCCTGGTGCTGGAGGAGACGCCGCGCAATTCCGCAGAATACACGGGGGAGTAG
- a CDS encoding Fur family transcriptional regulator, with protein MPEAAEVLRAAAERGHRLTRPRRRVIEALAGAPEPLSARALHEAVGTDRIDLVTVYRTLDWLMEIGLARPVLTGEGAERVELVPAERHTHHLVCDACGAVRTVSICGLDRTISERIEREHRFTVDHHQLIFHGRCGECSTERGQTGS; from the coding sequence ATGCCCGAAGCCGCAGAGGTCCTCCGCGCCGCCGCCGAGCGCGGCCACCGCCTCACCCGCCCCCGCCGGCGGGTGATCGAGGCGCTCGCGGGCGCGCCGGAGCCGCTCAGCGCCCGCGCGCTACACGAGGCGGTGGGGACCGACCGGATCGACCTGGTCACGGTGTACCGCACGCTCGACTGGCTGATGGAGATCGGCCTGGCGCGCCCGGTGCTCACCGGCGAGGGCGCGGAGCGGGTGGAGCTGGTGCCGGCGGAGCGCCACACCCACCACCTGGTGTGCGACGCCTGCGGGGCGGTGCGGACGGTGTCCATCTGCGGGCTCGACCGCACCATCTCCGAGCGGATCGAGCGGGAGCACCGCTTCACGGTGGACCACCACCAGCTGATCTTCCACGGCCGCTGCGGGGAGTGCTCGACGGAGCGCGGCCAGACGGGGTCCTGA
- the folE gene encoding GTP cyclohydrolase I FolE, whose protein sequence is MSIIEREIPHSELGGEETEATPFQERVRELLGELGEDPDRQGLLKTPERVEKSLRWLTRGYQLGVRDVIGDAIFDEEHHNMVLVKDIEMYSMCEHHMLPFFGKVHVAYIPNGKIVGLSKLPRIVEVFARRLQVQERLTEQIATAIQEVLEPQGVGVVIEAAHLCMMMRGVEKQNSKTITSAVKGVFLDDQRTREEFLRLCMVNGVMG, encoded by the coding sequence ATGTCCATCATAGAGAGGGAGATCCCGCACTCGGAGCTGGGCGGGGAAGAAACGGAGGCCACGCCCTTCCAGGAGCGCGTGCGCGAGCTGCTCGGCGAGCTCGGGGAGGACCCGGACCGCCAGGGGCTGCTGAAGACGCCCGAGCGCGTGGAGAAGAGCCTCCGCTGGCTCACCCGCGGCTACCAGCTCGGGGTGCGCGACGTGATCGGCGACGCCATCTTCGACGAGGAGCACCACAACATGGTGCTGGTGAAGGACATCGAGATGTACTCGATGTGCGAGCACCATATGCTCCCCTTCTTCGGCAAGGTGCACGTCGCCTACATCCCCAACGGCAAGATCGTGGGGCTGTCCAAGCTCCCGCGCATCGTGGAGGTGTTTGCGCGGCGGCTGCAGGTGCAGGAGCGCCTCACCGAGCAGATCGCCACGGCTATCCAGGAGGTGCTGGAGCCGCAGGGGGTGGGCGTGGTGATCGAGGCCGCGCACCTCTGCATGATGATGCGCGGGGTGGAGAAGCAGAACTCCAAGACGATCACCAGCGCGGTGAAGGGGGTGTTCCTGGACGACCAGCGGACCCGGGAGGAGTTCCTGCGGCTCTGCATGGTGAACGGCGTGATGGGCTGA
- a CDS encoding SDR family oxidoreductase, whose product MEEQLRGKTALVTGASRGIGLAVARELARAGAWVGMVARTERELARAAGEVGGHCIPADVTSPAAVHGLVGYVTELLGDTPDILVNAAGAFALAPLARTDPDTFERQIAVNLRGPFLLVRALLPLMLARRSGHVVNIGSVAGRVAFPENGAYSASKFGLRGLHEVLVQETRGTGVRATLVEPGATDTALWDPIDPDGRADLPSRAQMLSPDDVARAVLFAAAQPAGVEIPVIAVQSAG is encoded by the coding sequence ATGGAGGAGCAGCTGCGGGGGAAGACGGCGCTGGTCACGGGCGCCTCGCGCGGGATCGGTCTGGCGGTGGCGCGGGAGCTGGCGCGGGCCGGCGCGTGGGTGGGGATGGTGGCCCGCACGGAGCGGGAGCTGGCGCGGGCCGCGGGGGAGGTGGGGGGGCACTGCATCCCCGCCGACGTCACCTCGCCGGCGGCCGTCCACGGGCTGGTGGGGTACGTGACCGAGCTGCTGGGGGACACGCCGGACATCCTGGTGAACGCCGCCGGCGCCTTCGCGCTGGCGCCGCTCGCCCGGACGGACCCGGACACCTTCGAGCGGCAGATCGCCGTCAACCTGCGCGGGCCGTTCCTGCTGGTGCGCGCCCTCCTCCCGCTGATGCTGGCCCGCCGCTCCGGGCACGTGGTCAACATCGGCTCCGTCGCCGGCCGCGTGGCCTTCCCGGAGAACGGCGCCTACTCCGCCTCCAAGTTCGGGCTGCGAGGGCTCCACGAGGTGCTGGTGCAGGAGACCCGCGGCACCGGCGTCCGCGCGACCCTGGTGGAGCCGGGCGCCACCGACACCGCGCTCTGGGACCCCATCGATCCGGACGGCAGGGCGGACCTCCCCTCGCGCGCGCAGATGCTCTCGCCCGACGACGTGGCGCGGGCGGTCCTCTTCGCCGCCGCCCAGCCGGCCGGGGTGGAGATCCCGGTCATCGCCGTCCAGTCCGCGGGGTAG